One segment of Synechococcus sp. A15-24 DNA contains the following:
- a CDS encoding recombinase family protein — translation MRVAIYARVSTGSDEQENALEQQIARLEAAATAHGGNEPLRYIDIDSGSKDDRPELSRLIRDCGAGLMNTVVVTRLDRLSRSSSHGAELLRYFSQDNSPSLVALDDSLDLSTSGGRFMARMLISWAEAETDRLAERLKAGFKHRRDQRKPFGSKPLFSYVFSEDGSRYEPDPTSWHIAEEAIQRFLKDPNTGALVDWFHREHGIRWGSNYSLQRWIRNPTLAGARVYGQQRKEVDLKTGKKLRVSRPPGDFEEIIWTDDDGKPFQPALLKREQLAFIHSVYEARKQPDRRGLGHDTKILTGLVQCGDCGRNLHHHQPGKGADYWCLRCIAVGCPSRYKTMRARETAIAMFTMLQVHAAELVCRMQEVLAAQQNELSAGEIALKDRIQQLEAMDDPDLRQVLDKKRDELARTIQAKSSTAVETFIQQVQSFKQESAADLIDKEPALLRNLLKQFCRAEAAGGELKLLYVSEAIRRPGKSRAISVEGWGFGKAKDQTFKQLLTVPPLPKTSTHC, via the coding sequence TTGCGGGTCGCGATCTACGCCAGGGTCAGCACCGGCTCCGATGAGCAGGAGAACGCTCTCGAGCAGCAGATCGCCCGTCTAGAAGCCGCCGCAACCGCCCACGGGGGCAACGAACCACTGCGTTACATCGATATCGATAGCGGATCCAAGGACGACAGACCCGAGCTGTCACGCCTGATCCGTGACTGTGGTGCAGGTTTGATGAACACGGTCGTCGTGACTCGCCTCGACCGCTTGAGCCGCAGCAGCAGCCATGGCGCTGAGCTGCTCCGGTATTTCAGCCAGGACAACAGCCCCAGCCTGGTGGCCCTGGACGACAGCCTCGACCTCAGCACCTCAGGTGGGAGGTTCATGGCCCGCATGCTGATCAGCTGGGCAGAGGCTGAGACCGATCGACTGGCTGAACGACTGAAAGCTGGCTTCAAACACCGGCGCGACCAGCGCAAACCGTTCGGTTCAAAACCGCTGTTTTCCTACGTCTTCAGTGAGGACGGCAGCAGGTATGAACCCGACCCCACCAGCTGGCACATCGCAGAGGAGGCAATCCAGCGGTTCCTCAAGGACCCCAACACCGGCGCCCTGGTGGATTGGTTTCATCGTGAGCATGGGATCAGGTGGGGGTCCAACTATTCACTACAGCGTTGGATCCGAAACCCGACGCTCGCAGGTGCTCGGGTCTACGGGCAGCAGAGGAAGGAGGTCGATCTAAAGACCGGCAAGAAGCTCAGGGTGTCACGGCCGCCAGGTGATTTTGAGGAGATCATCTGGACCGACGACGACGGCAAACCGTTTCAACCTGCACTGCTGAAGCGAGAGCAGCTGGCCTTCATCCACTCCGTCTATGAGGCACGGAAGCAGCCAGACCGCCGGGGGTTGGGCCATGACACCAAGATCCTGACTGGATTGGTGCAATGCGGCGACTGCGGCCGGAACCTCCACCACCACCAACCAGGCAAAGGTGCTGATTACTGGTGCCTCAGGTGCATCGCCGTGGGTTGCCCTTCCCGGTACAAAACGATGCGGGCCAGGGAGACGGCAATTGCCATGTTCACCATGCTTCAGGTGCATGCCGCTGAACTGGTGTGCCGCATGCAGGAAGTTCTGGCAGCCCAGCAAAACGAGCTGAGCGCTGGAGAAATCGCCTTGAAGGACAGGATTCAGCAACTCGAGGCGATGGATGACCCCGACCTGCGGCAAGTGTTGGACAAGAAGCGGGATGAGCTGGCCCGCACGATCCAGGCCAAGAGCTCCACCGCTGTCGAGACATTCATCCAACAGGTGCAGAGCTTCAAACAGGAATCGGCAGCCGACCTGATCGATAAGGAACCGGCCCTGCTCCGTAATCTGCTCAAGCAGTTCTGTCGAGCGGAGGCTGCAGGTGGCGAGCTCAAGCTCCTCTACGTGAGCGAAGCCATCCGTCGACCCGGCAAGAGCAGGGCCATCTCAGTGGAGGGCTGGGGCTTCGGCAAAGCGAAGGATCAGACGTTTAAGCAGCTTTTAACGGTTCCACCCTTGCCCAAGACGTCCACACACTGCTAG
- a CDS encoding histidine triad nucleotide-binding protein, producing MADDTIFGKILRGDIPCDEVYSDDRCLAFRDIAPQAPVHVLVIPRQPIESLRSASSGDEALLGHLLLVAARVARQEGLEDFRTVINSGAAAGQTVFHLHVHVIGGRSLDWPPG from the coding sequence ATGGCGGACGACACCATCTTTGGAAAGATCCTCAGGGGGGACATCCCCTGCGATGAGGTTTACAGCGACGATCGCTGCCTGGCCTTTCGCGACATCGCCCCCCAGGCCCCCGTGCATGTGCTGGTGATACCCAGGCAGCCGATTGAAAGCCTGCGCAGCGCTAGTAGCGGCGATGAAGCGCTGTTGGGGCACCTGCTGCTGGTGGCGGCCCGGGTTGCGCGGCAGGAGGGTCTGGAGGATTTCCGCACTGTGATCAACAGTGGCGCCGCCGCGGGGCAGACCGTGTTCCACCTGCATGTGCACGTGATCGGTGGCCGATCTCTGGATTGGCCGCCCGGTTGA
- a CDS encoding ATP-binding cassette domain-containing protein: protein MTVSSMESRQGLRGQLNKLRNLAQPFFLPLDQASGWQFVGLLVALLFCVGGLVLVALTGLIGLFEQLLPEVTEKYFGGVSSTIAGIWSSAWGVVFSGLFLMGGAAFLAMRQQLRNRRWLHWLMLGVIVLMLLTVNGINAGIGFIARDLTNALVAKQADGFYRILIIYACCFVVALPIRVSQIFFTLKLGIIWRDWLSRSLIGDYMRNRAYYVLNPNDEQATDVDNPDQRITDDTRSFTSQSLQFTLGVFDALLTFSLNILILWSISTTLTLSLFGYASFATAVLVISGRKLVKINFDQLRYEADFRYGLVHIRNNAESIAFYSGEEPEAAETERRLGSVVRNFNLLIIWRVIIDVMRRSIGYAGNFFPYLVMAVPYFAGEIDYGGFIQANFAFGMVEGSLFYVVNQIEELAQFTAGISRLEGFQSEVEQVSREARGADPVQQGAESIVVRHADLTPPGADQPIVRDLSLSVGETDKLLVVGPSGCGKTSLLRMISGLWSPSKGDVERPPTGELLFIPQKPYMLLGSLREQLCYPTDEGRFSDDQLRHVLDEVNLSTLSTRYPDLDVKQDWPRILSLGEQQRLAFGRLLLNAPRFVVLDEATSALDVATEDHLYALLRQRELAVISIGHRPTLKQFHDSVLELSGNGDWRLMSATSYDFGRS, encoded by the coding sequence ATGACGGTTTCTTCCATGGAGTCGCGCCAGGGTTTGCGCGGCCAGCTCAACAAGCTGCGCAACCTGGCCCAGCCTTTCTTCCTGCCCCTCGATCAGGCCAGCGGCTGGCAATTCGTTGGGTTGCTGGTGGCGCTGTTGTTCTGCGTCGGCGGGTTAGTGCTGGTGGCTCTCACCGGCCTGATTGGTCTGTTTGAACAGCTCTTGCCGGAGGTCACCGAGAAGTATTTCGGCGGGGTGTCCAGCACGATCGCCGGCATCTGGAGCAGCGCCTGGGGGGTGGTCTTCAGCGGTTTGTTCCTGATGGGAGGAGCGGCGTTCCTGGCGATGCGCCAACAGCTTCGCAACCGCCGCTGGCTGCACTGGCTGATGCTCGGCGTGATTGTGCTGATGTTGCTGACGGTCAATGGCATCAATGCCGGCATCGGCTTCATCGCGCGAGACCTCACCAATGCCCTGGTCGCCAAACAGGCAGATGGCTTCTACCGGATCCTGATCATTTACGCCTGCTGCTTTGTGGTGGCGTTGCCGATCCGTGTATCTCAGATCTTTTTCACATTGAAGCTGGGGATTATCTGGCGCGATTGGTTGTCCCGCAGCCTGATCGGGGACTACATGCGCAACCGCGCCTATTACGTCCTCAATCCCAACGATGAACAGGCGACGGATGTTGATAATCCAGACCAGCGCATCACCGATGACACCCGCTCTTTCACGTCTCAGAGTCTCCAATTCACCCTTGGAGTGTTCGATGCTCTGCTAACCTTTTCCCTCAACATTCTTATTCTCTGGAGCATCAGTACAACATTGACGCTGTCACTCTTCGGCTACGCAAGTTTTGCGACCGCAGTGCTGGTGATCTCTGGGCGCAAGCTGGTGAAAATCAACTTTGATCAGCTGCGCTACGAGGCTGATTTTCGCTACGGATTGGTTCATATCCGCAACAACGCCGAGTCCATTGCCTTTTATTCCGGTGAAGAGCCTGAGGCTGCTGAAACTGAGCGGCGTCTCGGCTCTGTTGTTCGTAATTTCAACCTTCTGATTATCTGGCGCGTCATCATCGATGTGATGCGTCGCTCGATCGGATATGCCGGAAACTTCTTTCCTTATCTGGTCATGGCTGTTCCCTACTTTGCAGGGGAGATTGATTACGGGGGCTTCATTCAAGCCAACTTCGCCTTCGGAATGGTGGAGGGATCGCTGTTCTACGTAGTGAATCAGATCGAGGAATTGGCGCAATTCACGGCTGGAATTTCTCGCCTTGAGGGATTCCAGAGTGAGGTGGAGCAGGTGAGCCGTGAAGCCAGGGGTGCTGACCCTGTGCAGCAGGGAGCTGAGTCGATCGTGGTGCGCCATGCCGATCTAACGCCACCCGGTGCTGATCAGCCAATCGTGCGGGATCTCAGTCTCAGCGTCGGCGAAACCGACAAGTTGCTGGTGGTGGGTCCCTCCGGCTGCGGCAAGACCTCATTGCTGCGGATGATCAGTGGTCTTTGGTCCCCCAGTAAGGGGGACGTTGAACGTCCACCCACAGGCGAGCTCCTGTTCATCCCCCAGAAGCCCTACATGCTGTTGGGGTCGTTGCGGGAACAGCTCTGTTACCCCACCGATGAAGGCCGGTTCAGTGACGACCAACTTCGCCATGTGCTGGATGAGGTGAATCTCAGCACGCTCTCGACCCGCTACCCCGACCTGGACGTCAAGCAGGACTGGCCTCGCATCCTTTCTCTTGGTGAGCAGCAACGCCTGGCCTTTGGCCGATTGCTGCTGAATGCCCCCCGGTTCGTGGTGCTGGATGAAGCCACCAGCGCCCTGGATGTGGCCACTGAGGATCATCTCTACGCCTTGCTGCGTCAGCGGGAACTGGCGGTGATCAGCATTGGCCACCGTCCCACCCTCAAGCAGTTCCACGATTCAGTGCTCGAGCTCAGCGGCAACGGTGACTGGCGGCTGATGTCGGCGACCAGCTATGACTTCGGGCGTTCCTGA
- a CDS encoding chlorophyll a/b-binding protein codes for MTSPSETPATASVPETSATTSDVPAFGWSVYAERVNGRFAMVGFTAILVIEAISGDTFLHWAGLLP; via the coding sequence ATGACCTCCCCCAGCGAGACCCCTGCAACCGCATCGGTTCCGGAGACGTCCGCCACAACCAGCGATGTCCCCGCCTTTGGCTGGAGTGTTTATGCCGAGCGGGTGAACGGTCGGTTTGCCATGGTCGGCTTCACGGCAATTCTTGTGATCGAGGCGATCAGCGGAGACACTTTTTTGCATTGGGCCGGTCTGCTGCCCTGA
- a CDS encoding Ycf66 family protein, translating to MVNASLNWASIVGIVLAVGGAMLYFMRSFKPALARDYDVFFAAIGLLCGGILFFQGWRLDPILQFGQFLLAGTTVFFAYESVRLRGVATEQARRSAYFDDEPAPPREAPGGLRGGWDDGYDRFDEPQPLRRRFSGREERFEEEPVDESYRPRRTSTSRAAIPEQAESRRGRDDERPEERWARQDDERSRRMARFRAGDEPQEKPSDFGDRRTQRQDQRRGSRPAGRSAVESAPETETRISTAAQPNRPAAEDAAFSAKRTATSERPSGRPESASNRPAPRSSRSSGSTSRPRDNSSRFDD from the coding sequence TTGGTTAACGCCAGTCTGAATTGGGCCAGCATCGTCGGCATCGTGCTGGCCGTTGGTGGGGCGATGCTGTACTTCATGCGCTCGTTCAAGCCTGCCTTGGCGCGGGATTACGACGTTTTCTTTGCAGCCATCGGTCTGCTGTGCGGAGGCATCCTGTTCTTCCAGGGTTGGCGCCTTGATCCAATTCTTCAGTTTGGCCAGTTCCTACTCGCGGGAACCACCGTGTTTTTCGCGTACGAAAGCGTTCGCCTGCGCGGTGTGGCAACGGAACAAGCCCGACGGTCCGCCTATTTCGATGACGAACCAGCACCACCACGGGAGGCACCGGGGGGCTTAAGAGGTGGCTGGGACGATGGATACGACCGCTTTGACGAACCCCAACCGCTGCGCAGGCGTTTCAGCGGACGTGAGGAGCGCTTCGAGGAGGAGCCGGTGGACGAGAGCTACCGACCGCGTCGTACCTCCACCTCCCGCGCTGCCATTCCGGAACAGGCTGAAAGCCGCCGTGGTCGTGATGACGAACGCCCCGAAGAACGCTGGGCCCGTCAAGACGATGAACGGTCTCGCCGCATGGCCCGTTTCCGGGCTGGTGATGAGCCACAGGAGAAACCTTCCGACTTTGGTGACCGTCGTACCCAGCGACAGGACCAGCGCCGCGGCAGCAGACCCGCGGGACGTAGTGCCGTCGAGTCAGCACCCGAGACCGAGACCCGAATCAGCACTGCGGCTCAACCCAACCGTCCCGCTGCTGAAGATGCTGCCTTCAGTGCCAAAAGAACAGCAACGTCCGAAAGACCTTCAGGGCGTCCAGAGAGTGCCAGCAATCGCCCGGCCCCCCGAAGTTCCCGCAGCAGCGGATCAACATCTCGCCCCCGGGACAACAGTTCCCGCTTCGACGACTGA
- a CDS encoding photosystem II reaction center X protein produces MTPSLSNFLSSLVWGGLIVVVPATIGLILISQTDRLDRKL; encoded by the coding sequence ATGACCCCCTCCCTCTCCAACTTCCTGAGCAGCCTCGTGTGGGGAGGTTTGATCGTTGTGGTCCCCGCCACCATCGGCCTGATCCTGATCAGCCAGACCGACCGCCTCGATCGCAAGCTCTGA
- a CDS encoding YggT family protein: MTPSLLQVLPVVHLVLGLLLAALTLAFLLRIVLTWYPQVDLKQGAWPLIAWPTEPVLSLTRRVVAPIGGVDVTPVIWVGFLSLLRELLVGQQGLLSQALMRSQAIS; this comes from the coding sequence GTGACGCCCTCGCTGCTTCAGGTGCTTCCCGTCGTTCATCTGGTCCTGGGGTTGCTGCTGGCGGCGCTGACCCTGGCGTTCCTGCTGCGGATCGTGCTCACCTGGTATCCCCAGGTGGACCTGAAGCAAGGTGCCTGGCCCTTGATTGCCTGGCCCACCGAGCCGGTGCTGTCACTCACCCGTCGGGTTGTGGCCCCGATCGGCGGAGTTGATGTCACCCCGGTGATCTGGGTTGGATTTTTGAGCCTGCTGAGGGAGCTGCTCGTGGGGCAGCAGGGACTGCTCTCCCAGGCACTGATGCGCTCTCAGGCGATCAGTTGA
- the accC gene encoding acetyl-CoA carboxylase biotin carboxylase subunit: MPIGKVLIANRGEIALRILRSCRELGIATVTVYSTVDKDALHVQLADEAVCVGDALSSKSYLNVPNILAAATSRGVDAIHPGYGFLAENDKFAEMCGDHGLTFIGPSPHAIRSMGDKSTAKATMQAVGVPTVPGSEGLLAGPQDAAVLAEQMGYPVMIKATAGGGGRGMRLVQSPDQLNNLFKAAQGEAEAAFGNPGLYMEKFIDRPRHVEVQVLADRHGNVVHLGERDCSIQRRHQKLLEEAPSPALDPDLRRRMGEAAVAAARSINYEGAGTVEFLLDRSGGFYFMEMNTRIQVEHPVTEMVTGIDLIAEQLRIAGGEPISVQQEEINLSGHAIECRINAEDATHNFRPAPGRITGWLPPGGPGVRVDSHVYTGYDIPPFYDSLIGKVIVWGRNREMALSRMKRALNECAVTGIPTTVEFHLALLDRPEFINGDVHTKFVEQDMLN; this comes from the coding sequence ATGCCCATCGGCAAAGTGCTGATCGCCAACCGCGGCGAAATCGCCCTCCGGATCCTGCGCAGTTGCCGCGAACTCGGCATCGCCACCGTGACCGTGTACAGCACGGTCGATAAGGACGCGCTTCATGTTCAGCTGGCCGATGAAGCGGTCTGCGTCGGCGACGCCCTGAGCAGCAAGAGCTATCTCAACGTTCCCAACATCCTGGCCGCCGCCACCTCCCGCGGGGTTGACGCGATCCATCCCGGTTACGGCTTCCTGGCTGAAAACGACAAATTCGCCGAGATGTGCGGCGACCACGGCCTGACCTTCATCGGTCCTTCCCCCCACGCGATCCGCTCCATGGGGGACAAATCCACCGCCAAGGCCACCATGCAGGCGGTGGGCGTTCCAACCGTTCCCGGCAGCGAGGGATTGCTGGCAGGACCACAGGATGCCGCCGTGCTGGCGGAGCAGATGGGGTATCCCGTGATGATCAAAGCCACCGCCGGCGGCGGAGGTCGTGGCATGCGTCTGGTGCAGAGCCCGGACCAGCTGAACAATCTGTTCAAGGCCGCCCAGGGCGAGGCGGAAGCCGCCTTCGGCAATCCCGGGCTGTACATGGAGAAATTCATTGATCGCCCCCGGCACGTGGAAGTGCAGGTGCTTGCGGATCGCCACGGCAATGTCGTTCACCTCGGCGAACGGGACTGCTCGATTCAGCGACGCCACCAGAAACTGCTGGAGGAAGCCCCCAGCCCGGCCCTGGATCCTGATCTACGCCGTCGCATGGGCGAAGCGGCCGTGGCCGCAGCCCGAAGCATCAACTACGAAGGCGCTGGCACTGTCGAGTTCCTGCTCGACCGCAGCGGTGGGTTCTATTTCATGGAGATGAACACCCGCATCCAGGTGGAGCATCCGGTCACGGAGATGGTGACAGGGATCGACCTGATCGCCGAGCAACTGCGCATTGCCGGTGGCGAGCCCATCAGCGTTCAGCAGGAAGAGATCAACCTCTCCGGCCATGCGATCGAATGCCGGATCAATGCCGAAGACGCCACCCACAATTTCCGACCGGCACCTGGGCGCATCACCGGCTGGTTGCCTCCGGGTGGTCCGGGTGTCCGTGTCGACAGCCACGTGTACACCGGCTACGACATCCCGCCCTTCTACGACTCGCTGATCGGCAAGGTGATCGTCTGGGGTCGCAACCGCGAGATGGCGTTGTCGCGGATGAAACGTGCCCTTAATGAATGCGCCGTCACCGGGATTCCCACCACGGTGGAATTCCACTTGGCCCTGCTGGATCGCCCGGAGTTCATTAACGGCGACGTCCACACCAAGTTCGTCGAGCAGGACATGCTCAACTGA
- a CDS encoding glycosyl transferase, which translates to MARPATDDPGPAVVIVTNGPGELTTWVRPLAERLHATLPLRPRTSGTAASLQLVLVPCPNATGQERAAAEPWNLFERITPAARFWDLLLRPGRYGPWPQRGVVVFLGGDQFWTVLLSARLGYQHITYAEWVARWPGWNDRVAAMSEAVLQQLPRRFQPRCRVVGDLMADLSTFARQATPLPEGQWIGLLPGSKPAKLSIGMPFLLETADRLAQRRPGCRFLLPVAPTTNLGELLRFAGEANPIARAYSGAVVDVSDGVLRTQAGTCIHLIEQHPAHGPLSQCQLALTTVGANTAELGALGVPMIVIVPTQHLEVMQAWDGGLGLLARLPGLRRIIGVLLSLWRLRNNGWMAWPNISAGRAVVPERVGAITPQQIAAEAAEWLAAPERLQGQRADLQALRGRPGAVSALAEEVRQLLPRQLDSA; encoded by the coding sequence TTGGCCAGACCTGCGACCGACGATCCCGGGCCTGCCGTTGTCATTGTCACCAACGGACCAGGAGAACTGACGACCTGGGTGCGTCCGTTGGCAGAACGCCTTCACGCCACCCTCCCCCTGAGGCCGAGAACGTCGGGAACTGCCGCGAGCCTGCAGTTGGTACTGGTGCCCTGTCCCAATGCCACCGGTCAGGAACGGGCGGCGGCCGAGCCCTGGAACCTGTTTGAACGCATCACCCCGGCGGCGCGGTTCTGGGACCTGCTGCTGCGACCTGGGCGCTACGGCCCCTGGCCTCAGCGAGGGGTTGTGGTGTTCCTGGGAGGCGATCAGTTCTGGACGGTGCTGCTGTCGGCACGTCTGGGGTATCAACACATCACCTATGCGGAGTGGGTGGCGCGCTGGCCCGGTTGGAACGATCGGGTGGCCGCGATGTCGGAGGCGGTGCTGCAGCAGCTGCCCCGCCGCTTCCAGCCCCGCTGCCGGGTGGTGGGTGATCTGATGGCGGATCTATCCACGTTTGCTCGGCAGGCCACCCCGTTGCCGGAGGGGCAATGGATCGGTTTGCTGCCGGGCTCCAAGCCGGCGAAGTTGAGCATCGGCATGCCGTTTCTGCTGGAGACGGCGGATCGCCTGGCGCAGCGGCGTCCCGGTTGCCGCTTCCTGTTGCCGGTGGCGCCGACCACCAACCTGGGGGAGTTACTGCGTTTTGCCGGAGAGGCCAATCCCATTGCCCGCGCTTACAGCGGTGCCGTGGTGGATGTCAGCGATGGGGTGCTGCGGACCCAGGCCGGCACTTGCATCCACCTCATTGAGCAGCACCCTGCCCACGGTCCCCTCAGCCAGTGTCAATTGGCCCTGACCACCGTTGGCGCCAACACGGCGGAACTGGGAGCACTGGGGGTGCCGATGATCGTGATCGTGCCGACCCAACACCTGGAGGTGATGCAGGCCTGGGATGGAGGCCTGGGTCTGCTGGCCCGTCTGCCCGGTCTGCGGCGGATCATCGGTGTGTTGCTCTCCCTCTGGCGGCTGCGCAACAACGGATGGATGGCCTGGCCCAACATCAGTGCCGGTCGGGCGGTGGTGCCCGAACGGGTCGGGGCCATCACACCCCAGCAGATCGCAGCGGAAGCAGCGGAATGGCTGGCAGCACCGGAGCGATTGCAAGGCCAGCGCGCTGACCTTCAGGCTTTGCGAGGCCGACCCGGTGCTGTTTCGGCTCTGGCGGAGGAGGTGCGCCAGTTGCTGCCTCGCCAGTTGGACTCTGCCTAG
- the msrB gene encoding peptide-methionine (R)-S-oxide reductase MsrB, producing MSERIERSPEEWKQTLSPEQFQVARCGGTERAFTGAYWNKKDSGTYHCVCCDAPLFSSQTKFESGTGWPSFWDGVSSEAITTKQDLSHGMVRVEINCARCDAHLGHVFPDGPAPTGQRYCVNSASLDFKAS from the coding sequence ATGTCCGAGCGGATCGAACGCTCCCCTGAGGAGTGGAAGCAGACGCTTTCTCCGGAGCAGTTTCAGGTGGCCCGCTGCGGTGGCACCGAACGGGCCTTTACAGGGGCTTACTGGAACAAGAAAGACAGCGGCACGTACCACTGCGTCTGCTGCGACGCACCGCTGTTCAGCTCGCAGACCAAGTTTGAGTCGGGCACCGGCTGGCCCAGCTTCTGGGATGGGGTTTCCTCGGAGGCCATCACCACCAAGCAGGACCTGAGCCACGGCATGGTGCGCGTGGAGATCAACTGCGCCCGCTGCGATGCCCACCTCGGGCATGTCTTTCCCGATGGGCCCGCTCCCACCGGTCAGCGTTACTGCGTCAACAGTGCCTCGCTGGATTTCAAGGCCAGTTGA
- a CDS encoding PRC-barrel domain-containing protein encodes MSLTPPANDAQTGVPSDRLWLRSELMGTQVITRDTGRRLGVVGEVIVDIDRREVVAVGLRDNRLTRFLPGLPRWMPLDRIRQVGDVILVDSADSLSDGFNPERYSRVINCQVITESGRQLGRVLGFAFDIETGELTTLVMGALGVPLLGEGVLSTWEMPVEEIVSSGPDRIIVYEGAEDKLKQLNSGVLEKLGVGGPSWEEQERERYRVNLVPVENQLSSGQPVEEEQRRLTAAETARFEPEEDMEYVELEERRRDEMPQRLYLDQEPEDPYPLPRRSMPVSRRVMPPEREPMDVEPMDVEPMDGEPMAREQMDREQPQRRSRPTAADDDLDDPW; translated from the coding sequence ATGAGTCTGACCCCTCCCGCGAACGACGCCCAGACCGGGGTGCCCAGCGACCGCCTGTGGTTGCGCTCGGAGCTGATGGGAACGCAGGTGATCACCCGCGACACAGGCCGGCGACTGGGGGTCGTCGGCGAGGTAATCGTCGACATCGACCGCCGCGAAGTAGTGGCCGTCGGACTGCGTGACAACCGCTTGACCCGCTTTCTTCCGGGTCTACCCCGCTGGATGCCGCTGGACCGCATCCGTCAGGTGGGGGATGTGATCCTGGTGGATTCGGCCGATTCCCTGAGCGACGGCTTCAATCCTGAGCGCTACAGCCGAGTGATCAATTGCCAGGTAATCACCGAATCCGGCCGGCAGCTCGGCCGGGTGCTCGGTTTCGCCTTCGATATTGAAACCGGTGAACTCACCACCCTGGTGATGGGTGCCCTGGGGGTGCCCCTGCTGGGGGAAGGCGTTCTCAGCACCTGGGAAATGCCGGTGGAGGAGATCGTCAGCAGCGGCCCGGATCGGATCATTGTTTACGAGGGCGCCGAAGACAAACTCAAGCAGCTCAACAGCGGCGTTCTGGAGAAGCTTGGGGTCGGTGGACCGAGCTGGGAGGAGCAGGAGCGGGAGCGCTATCGCGTCAATTTGGTGCCGGTGGAGAACCAGTTGAGCTCCGGCCAGCCGGTGGAGGAGGAACAACGGCGGCTGACCGCTGCCGAGACCGCCCGCTTCGAGCCGGAGGAGGACATGGAATACGTGGAGCTGGAGGAGCGGCGCCGCGACGAGATGCCTCAGCGCCTTTATCTCGATCAGGAGCCTGAGGATCCGTATCCGCTGCCGCGCCGCTCGATGCCGGTGTCGCGCCGCGTCATGCCACCCGAGCGTGAACCCATGGATGTTGAACCCATGGATGTTGAACCCATGGATGGTGAACCCATGGCAAGGGAACAGATGGATCGCGAACAACCGCAGCGCCGCAGCCGGCCGACAGCTGCTGACGACGACCTCGACGACCCCTGGTGA